CTTTTACGAGTTCCTTTAAAGGCCATATGCTCCCAAAAATGGGCTATTCCCTGATTATCCTCTGTTTCATCCCGGCTGCCGATGTCGAGCATAAAGCCGCAGTGTGCAATTTTGGTATTGCTAACCTGTTTATGTAAGACCCTGATCCCATTTGACAGGGTATGCATCTCGTAATCAACCATTATACAAGTCCTTCAAGCTGCAAATTTACAAGAAAAATCGGTTTAAGAGCAGTAATCCCGTTATCCCATGAGCGAACATAAACGACCGCTCTCGGGCAGTTATTATTGGCAAAAACCTGCATTAAACAACTTCAAGGGAACTTTTCACTGGCATAGTGATTGTATTAGAAATAGATGCTACTTAAAATTTATAAGAAATGGAAACTGTAGAAACTACTTTCGTACTCAACTACACCGAAGAGCAATATAATAAAGCCCGCGAATATGTAGAAGATATGAAAAAGCACCCTAAGCGGGTTTACTGGGTCGGCAAAGAAGGTAAAGCCGATGAAGAGCTTATCATTTCACACATTGCTCATAAGATACTCTCTGGTTTTTATAATAACTATGATCCTTCTTTTGCCAAACGACAAATACTTGACATGAAGAGTATGAAAGCACGTTAGATACGGTCCAGCACCTTTTTGATCAGGTTATCTACCACTTCAGTTGAATTTTTAGCAAACTTATTTTGAATTCTGTTGGCAATAATGGCATTTACACTGAGCACTTCATGCCCGAGCATACGTCCCATAGAGTAGTATCCTGCTGTTTCCATTTCAAAGTTTGTCAGCCAGAAATCGTTATGATGAAAATAGTTAAGTGTCTCCATCAATTTAGGGTATTTGAGTTCCAGTCTTATCCTTCTCCCCTGCGGTGCGTAGAACCCCGGGCAAGTTACCGTATTCCCTATGATCATATCTCCGCCAATCTGATCCTTCAATGATTGTGAACCTTGAGCAACATAGGGAGTAAATGGCAAACCTATCTGATGCTGCAATTTTTCCCCTATCTCTTTTTCTTTGCCCTCCTGAGGAAAATCATAAAAGCACATAAGCGTATCCAGCCCCACGGCATAGTCAGATACCAGGTGTGAGCCCAGCGGTATATCCTCCTGCAGAGCTCCGGAAGTGCCTATCCTAATGATTTTCAGCTTTCTTTTTCGCCCTTTAAGCTCACGCTTACGCAGATCTATGTTGGCGAGTGCGTCCAGTTCCGTAAAAAATATCTCTATATTGTCCGTACCCATGCCGGTACTTATCACGGTGATTTTCTTACCGTTATATGTGCCTCTGTGAGTAATGAACTCCCTCCTGTTCATTTCAAACTCAACATCATCGAAATATTTACTGACCATGTAAACCCTGCTGGGGTCTCCGACAGTAATTATGGTATCCGTGATCTGGTTTGGTTTTAAATTAAGATGATAAACACTCCTATCCTTATTCAGGATTAGTTCGGATTCCGGAATTTTTCCCATTCATAAAAGCATTAAAGCTTCAAAAGATAGCTATTTAGATGTGATAAAGAAATTTTTTAGTATTAAATAACAGTTTATTAATGATGCAGGCTTCAGGTATTAACAGGTACTGCCGGATTGCCAAATACCGTCTCACCAGCCTTCACCTCTTTTATCACTACGGACCCTGCCCCTATTCTTGCCCCTTTACCTATTTTTACACCTCCTACTATAGTAACGCCCGAGCCGATAAAAACCTCATCGCCTACCACTGCACCGGCGTTAACAACACTGCCTGCTCCTACCTGTACAAAATCTCCTATTTGCGCACTATAGTCTATTACTGCGTTGGTATGTAGTATGCAATGGTTTGATACCTTGGCATTGTCAGCAACCTTCACGCCCATATTAATGAAATTACCGTGACCTATATGAGCGGTCTCTGCAATAACAGAAGCCCTGTGAATAGCATTAACGGGCATCACTTTCCTGCGCTCATTGAGCATTTTCACAATACCTTTTCTGTATTTGTTCTCATCTATGGCTACAAAGGCTTCGCACTTTTTACCAATAAGCTTTAAATAACCATCATCATCGGTTTTACCAAGTACACTGATCTCATCCAGTTCAGTGCCGTGAAGTGAGGCATCATCATCAAGAAAACAGTAAATTACGATATCGTTACTGGCAAATATGTCCCTTGCGGCGCGTCCCAGGTTGTTCGCACCAAATATGATCACCGGATTCTTCATAGTATTTATTTAAGATTTGAACCGCAAAGTTATGCGCTAACAGTTACTTAACCAATCTATTCAATTTTTCTATTATGGGATTATTTAAGGTCGCTATCAATAGCAGAATAGGTAGAAAACCTACTTTATACCTTATGAGTGTCCCGAAGTTGGGAGTTGACAAAGCCAGAAAAATGCAAAGCACCATGCAATAGGCAATAGCACCGATTAACAATAGCCGGCTTTCATCGGTCAGCTTACGCGGAATTTTAAAAAATGCGCTGATGGTAAGCAGAAATATATACAGGTTCTCTACGCCGGCTACTATTTTTAACAAATCTGTCCGCTCTCCCAAAAAAGGTCGAAAAAGGCCGGAAAGCAATGCTTTGGGTGAATGAGCCAACATGCTGGGCCAGTTGGGCTCAAGTGAATAATAATAGATAATGTCGTTCACATCCGATTTTCCAATAAAGGCTTGGTAGTTGTCATAAATGACTGATGGAAGACGGTGCAGGTAAAAGTTGGGGTGCAAAGAAGTGGCTATCAGAAGACATAGTACACACAACAGCCCGAACAGTGACAGCTGGTATGCCGGAGAGCGACCTATTACTACAAACTTCTTTTTAATATAGAGCGTAAGGCTTATGGCGGTGATGAAGAGGAGCAACAGGCCAGCGTAGTAGTATTTGGTGTTCCATAGGATAAAGAGCATCAATAGGTCTGCCAGCAGATAAATGTTAATAGTTTTATATCTGAATATATACCCCAAAAAGGAATGGATAAGGAATGCCATAGCTCCTAATGCAAGGGATTCTTTAATAATACCGGAACTCCAGAATAGAATAGACGGGAAGAATAGCAATGATAAGACTATGGCCAACTGTTTGTTTTGATAAATCCCGACAAGTCGATTGGCGAGCATCCATAGGCCTGTAAAACTAAAAAAGGAAAAAAATGCAGAGGATAACCAATAATTATCTGCTGTAATGAGGTTGACTATGCTCAAAATTTTAACCACGAACAATGCGCGGGGCTGACCATGATACTGCATGGCACTTAAAACATCACCCTGGGAGAGCAACAGAAATTTGATATAATCGATGGGACTGCTCTTAAAAAGTGTTGTGAGTTTAACAGCTTCATGATAATAGACCCAGGTGTCACCGCCTTCGTAATAGCTTTTGTACAGCAGCCCCAGCAAAATACCTGCACCAAGCTTTAGCAACAATGCCGGGGCAAAAAACTTTTTTAAAGGAGAATGACTATATCTCTTTAGCAGGGTTCTGATAAG
This region of Fulvivirga ulvae genomic DNA includes:
- a CDS encoding nucleoside phosphorylase encodes the protein MGKIPESELILNKDRSVYHLNLKPNQITDTIITVGDPSRVYMVSKYFDDVEFEMNRREFITHRGTYNGKKITVISTGMGTDNIEIFFTELDALANIDLRKRELKGRKRKLKIIRIGTSGALQEDIPLGSHLVSDYAVGLDTLMCFYDFPQEGKEKEIGEKLQHQIGLPFTPYVAQGSQSLKDQIGGDMIIGNTVTCPGFYAPQGRRIRLELKYPKLMETLNYFHHNDFWLTNFEMETAGYYSMGRMLGHEVLSVNAIIANRIQNKFAKNSTEVVDNLIKKVLDRI
- a CDS encoding NeuD/PglB/VioB family sugar acetyltransferase, with protein sequence MKNPVIIFGANNLGRAARDIFASNDIVIYCFLDDDASLHGTELDEISVLGKTDDDGYLKLIGKKCEAFVAIDENKYRKGIVKMLNERRKVMPVNAIHRASVIAETAHIGHGNFINMGVKVADNAKVSNHCILHTNAVIDYSAQIGDFVQVGAGSVVNAGAVVGDEVFIGSGVTIVGGVKIGKGARIGAGSVVIKEVKAGETVFGNPAVPVNT